In a single window of the Streptomyces cinnabarinus genome:
- a CDS encoding phytoene/squalene synthase family protein has product MPTWTRTLRQAGIAEPDLQAAYGQQRRCVRKFKIEEYATVRLLLPAHLHPAVIATVAFMHETDQRVDTGATHTRREALAQWATATQEALHGTPATDTTLKALGDAAVRNPQLRQRVEAFLDGARHEVEYAGFETEDELQSYVDGYSLPAFMLLACLIEPVDDEFEHRCRDLIEAMQRVDFLEDLAEDAAQGHVGIPAKELERHGLSVASLNSPTDEVRSSLTSLVHEQSELARLRLTASRPLVTLVPLPTRPFITALLQVQELRLRAVHRKGGGLADGGVRPAVPALLGVLARQYRAARRQR; this is encoded by the coding sequence ATGCCCACATGGACCCGCACGCTGCGTCAGGCCGGTATCGCCGAGCCGGATCTGCAAGCCGCATACGGCCAACAGCGCAGGTGTGTCCGGAAGTTCAAGATCGAGGAGTACGCCACGGTCCGGCTGCTGCTGCCGGCACATCTGCACCCCGCGGTCATCGCCACGGTCGCCTTCATGCACGAGACGGACCAGCGCGTCGACACCGGCGCCACCCACACCCGCAGGGAAGCACTGGCCCAGTGGGCGACCGCCACCCAGGAGGCGCTCCACGGCACTCCCGCCACCGACACGACCCTCAAGGCGCTCGGGGACGCGGCGGTGCGAAATCCGCAGCTCAGGCAGCGGGTCGAGGCGTTCCTGGACGGTGCGCGACATGAGGTGGAGTACGCCGGGTTCGAGACCGAGGACGAACTGCAGTCCTATGTGGACGGGTACTCTCTGCCCGCTTTCATGCTTCTGGCCTGCCTGATCGAACCGGTCGACGACGAGTTCGAGCACCGATGCCGTGACCTCATCGAGGCGATGCAGCGCGTCGACTTCCTTGAGGACCTGGCGGAGGACGCGGCACAGGGCCACGTGGGCATCCCTGCCAAAGAGCTCGAACGACACGGTCTTTCTGTCGCGAGCCTCAACTCGCCCACGGACGAGGTCCGTTCGTCGCTCACGTCACTCGTCCACGAGCAGTCCGAACTGGCACGGCTGCGGCTGACCGCGAGCCGACCACTGGTGACCCTGGTGCCGCTACCGACGCGCCCGTTCATCACCGCCCTGCTCCAGGTGCAGGAACTCCGGCTGCGCGCGGTCCACCGCAAGGGCGGCGGCCTGGCCGACGGAGGCGTCCGACCGGCCGTGCCCGCCCTTCTGGGAGTCCTGGCACGTCAGTACCGGGCCGCACGGCGACAGCGCTGA
- a CDS encoding LacI family DNA-binding transcriptional regulator, whose protein sequence is MTRRLAQVAKKVGVSEATVSRVLNGKPGVSEATRQSVLTALDVLGYERPTQLRGERARLVGLVLPELQNPIFPAFAEVIGGALAQLGLTPVLCTQTKGGVSEADYVELLLQQQVSGVVFAGGLFAQADASHEHYRLLAERRIPVVLVNAPTEGLDFPCVSCDDVVAVEQAWRHLVSLGHERIGLVLGPSDHMPSRRKLAAAQRAARDSGRELPDEFVERTLFALEGGQAATARLLERGVTGIVCASDPLALGAVRAVRRKGLSVPGDVSVVGFDDSAFMTCTEPPLTTVRQPIEAMGRAAVDLLVAQIQGSEVPMGELLYEPELVVRGSTGQAGAV, encoded by the coding sequence ATGACGCGACGACTTGCTCAGGTGGCGAAGAAGGTGGGGGTCAGCGAGGCCACGGTCAGCCGGGTCCTCAATGGCAAGCCGGGGGTTTCCGAGGCGACTCGCCAGTCGGTGCTGACGGCACTGGACGTGCTGGGCTACGAGCGGCCGACGCAGCTGCGCGGTGAGCGTGCGCGTCTGGTGGGACTGGTGCTGCCGGAGCTGCAGAATCCGATCTTTCCCGCGTTCGCGGAGGTGATCGGGGGCGCGCTGGCGCAACTGGGGCTGACGCCGGTGCTGTGCACCCAGACCAAGGGCGGCGTGTCCGAGGCGGACTACGTGGAACTGCTGCTCCAGCAACAGGTGTCCGGTGTGGTGTTCGCGGGCGGCCTGTTCGCCCAGGCCGACGCCTCGCACGAGCACTACCGGCTGCTCGCCGAGCGCCGGATCCCCGTGGTCCTGGTGAACGCGCCGACCGAGGGCCTGGACTTCCCCTGCGTGTCCTGTGACGACGTGGTCGCCGTCGAGCAGGCCTGGCGCCACCTGGTCTCGCTCGGGCACGAACGCATCGGCCTGGTCCTGGGCCCCAGCGACCACATGCCCTCACGGCGCAAGCTGGCGGCCGCACAGCGCGCCGCGCGGGACTCGGGCCGGGAGCTGCCCGACGAGTTCGTCGAGCGGACCCTGTTCGCTCTGGAAGGCGGCCAGGCCGCCACCGCACGCCTGCTGGAACGCGGTGTGACCGGCATCGTCTGCGCCAGCGACCCGCTCGCCCTGGGCGCGGTCCGCGCCGTGCGCCGCAAGGGCCTGAGCGTCCCCGGCGATGTCTCGGTGGTCGGCTTCGATGACTCCGCGTTCATGACCTGCACCGAGCCGCCTCTGACCACGGTCCGCCAGCCCATCGAGGCCATGGGCCGGGCCGCCGTCGACCTCCTGGTCGCCCAGATCCAGGGCAGCGAGGTGCCCATGGGTGAACTCCTCTACGAACCCGAGCTCGTCGTCCGCGGCTCCACCGGGCAGGCCGGCGCCGTCTAG
- a CDS encoding toxin Doc gives MHLHIDVSWLLDVQEAALGTEDLVVSDYSALVAAVARHKTRLPTLAAADPDVAWRAAALMHTIVRLEPLPHRNSLYAALIAAQYMAQSGEGIDPPYGALSDLVRKIRDTRIGVQDVADQLRDWKL, from the coding sequence ATGCATCTCCACATCGACGTCTCCTGGCTGCTCGACGTCCAGGAGGCCGCGCTCGGCACAGAGGATCTCGTCGTCTCGGACTACTCCGCGCTGGTGGCCGCCGTCGCCCGCCACAAGACCCGGCTCCCCACACTGGCCGCCGCCGATCCGGACGTGGCCTGGCGCGCGGCGGCCCTGATGCACACCATCGTGCGCCTGGAGCCCCTCCCGCACCGCAACAGCCTCTACGCCGCGTTGATCGCCGCCCAGTACATGGCCCAGTCCGGAGAGGGCATCGATCCTCCCTACGGCGCCCTGTCCGACCTCGTCCGCAAGATCCGGGACACTCGCATCGGCGTCCAGGACGTGGCGGACCAGCTACGCGACTGGAAGCTGTAG
- a CDS encoding NAD(P)/FAD-dependent oxidoreductase, which translates to MKVVVIGAGVLGSAAARALAVSGADVLLVDQWGAGRGTTATTFAWTNSSRKPDPDYHRLNLAGMDEHTRLAEQLPGAPYYFPSGAMQWADSATEQWLADNVERLRSLGYPAQWITPAEALRRAGGLRIPKTITSLSHFPSEGYVLPEPFVTNLLADAEQHGARLVLDKVDGIDDRADGVSVALAGGGTLHGDRVVLAAGRWTERLAARAGLDIPMVTDTSRGAQTVGLLGYARTPELDLRCVLHTPDLNLRPATDGRTVLQALDLNADVDPEDPPSADGDLAHTLVRRLLDLLPEPRRAPTLDLRIAFRSLPADGHSIVGYASAQSRVYCLVSHSGITLAPILGRLAASEITTDQEQDLLRPFRPTRFTGVRRADTEVDERATTLGEQ; encoded by the coding sequence ATGAAGGTCGTCGTCATCGGTGCCGGTGTGCTGGGGTCAGCCGCCGCGAGGGCGCTTGCCGTCAGCGGCGCGGACGTTCTCCTGGTGGATCAGTGGGGCGCGGGTCGCGGTACCACCGCGACCACGTTCGCCTGGACGAACTCCAGCCGGAAGCCGGACCCGGACTACCACAGGCTCAACCTCGCGGGCATGGACGAGCACACCAGGCTCGCCGAGCAACTGCCGGGCGCTCCCTACTACTTCCCCAGCGGAGCCATGCAGTGGGCGGACTCCGCAACTGAGCAGTGGCTCGCCGACAACGTGGAACGACTGCGGTCCCTCGGCTACCCCGCGCAGTGGATCACGCCCGCCGAAGCACTGCGCCGCGCAGGCGGCCTCCGCATCCCGAAGACCATCACGTCCCTCTCCCACTTCCCCAGCGAGGGATACGTCCTGCCGGAACCCTTCGTGACAAACCTGCTGGCCGACGCCGAACAACACGGCGCCCGGCTGGTACTCGACAAGGTCGATGGCATCGACGACCGAGCTGACGGAGTGTCCGTCGCTCTGGCCGGAGGCGGAACCCTCCACGGCGACCGAGTCGTGCTAGCAGCAGGCCGCTGGACGGAACGCCTGGCCGCACGGGCCGGGCTCGACATTCCCATGGTGACGGACACCAGCCGCGGAGCGCAGACCGTCGGCCTGCTCGGCTACGCCAGGACTCCGGAACTCGACCTCCGCTGCGTGCTCCACACCCCCGACCTGAACCTCCGCCCCGCGACCGACGGCCGGACCGTCCTCCAGGCCCTGGACCTCAATGCGGACGTCGATCCGGAAGACCCGCCGTCCGCGGACGGGGACCTGGCACACACCCTCGTCAGGCGACTCCTGGACCTGCTGCCCGAGCCGCGCCGGGCACCGACCCTCGACTTGCGCATCGCCTTCCGCTCCTTGCCCGCGGACGGCCACAGCATCGTCGGCTACGCCTCCGCGCAGTCCCGCGTCTACTGCCTGGTGTCGCACAGCGGAATCACCCTGGCACCGATTCTGGGACGCCTGGCCGCGAGCGAGATCACCACCGACCAGGAGCAGGACCTCCTACGGCCCTTCCGGCCCACCCGATTCACCGGCGTACGGCGCGCCGACACCGAGGTCGACGAACGCGCCACCACGCTGGGCGAGCAGTAG
- a CDS encoding Lrp/AsnC ligand binding domain-containing protein, translated as MPGKDADLILLRAGNFDYLLQVEVADLPAYEGFHANQLAALPGVATVTSYVTMKTLSATPI; from the coding sequence ATGCCCGGCAAGGACGCCGACCTCATCCTCCTGCGCGCCGGCAACTTCGACTATCTGCTCCAGGTCGAGGTGGCGGACCTGCCGGCCTACGAGGGCTTCCACGCCAACCAGTTGGCCGCCCTGCCCGGCGTGGCCACGGTGACCAGCTACGTCACCATGAAGACGCTGTCCGCCACCCCTATCTGA
- a CDS encoding threonine ammonia-lyase: protein MQQTRLDIARIRAARQVIDPVFLDTPLYRCEALESSLGCAVSIKLETANPVRSFKGRGTEVVAGLLAEHGPRAVVCASAGNLGQALAWSGRGRGLDVTVVASRFATAAKLDRIRALGAGLELVDGDYELARERAAAIARSEGIRLVEDSLDIETCEGAATIGLELVGSATPFDAVLIALGGGALATGVGHVVKALTPGAEVICVQPLGAPAMTLSWRRRRVVTTEAADTIADGVAGRCPIPAVLNDLLLAADDAVLVREESIIAGMRMLLDHSGLVVEPSAALGIAAILEDRDRFAGRHVVTVVCGSNVDLDVYRRWVGAAPGDGL, encoded by the coding sequence ATGCAGCAGACGCGCCTCGACATCGCCCGCATCCGGGCCGCTCGCCAGGTGATCGACCCGGTGTTCCTCGACACTCCGCTGTACCGCTGCGAGGCGCTGGAGTCCAGCCTCGGATGCGCGGTGAGCATCAAGCTCGAAACGGCGAACCCGGTGCGCAGCTTCAAGGGCCGCGGCACCGAGGTCGTCGCGGGCCTGCTCGCCGAGCACGGACCGCGAGCCGTGGTGTGCGCCAGCGCGGGCAACCTCGGCCAGGCCCTCGCCTGGTCCGGTCGCGGCCGGGGACTCGACGTCACCGTCGTGGCATCCCGGTTCGCGACCGCGGCCAAGCTCGACCGCATCCGCGCACTGGGCGCCGGGCTGGAACTGGTGGACGGCGACTACGAGTTGGCACGCGAGCGGGCGGCTGCCATCGCGCGGTCCGAAGGCATCCGGCTGGTCGAGGACAGCCTCGACATCGAGACCTGCGAGGGCGCGGCGACCATCGGCCTGGAACTGGTCGGCAGCGCGACGCCGTTCGACGCCGTCCTGATCGCTCTCGGTGGCGGGGCCCTGGCCACCGGCGTGGGGCATGTGGTGAAGGCCCTGACACCGGGAGCCGAGGTGATCTGCGTCCAGCCGCTGGGCGCACCGGCGATGACGCTCTCGTGGCGCCGGCGGCGCGTTGTCACCACCGAGGCGGCCGATACCATCGCCGACGGTGTCGCGGGGCGGTGTCCCATCCCGGCCGTCCTGAACGACCTCCTCCTGGCCGCCGACGATGCGGTCCTGGTCCGGGAGGAGTCGATCATCGCCGGTATGCGGATGCTCCTCGACCACTCCGGCCTCGTGGTCGAACCGTCGGCCGCGCTCGGCATCGCGGCGATCCTCGAGGACCGCGACCGCTTCGCCGGCCGACATGTGGTCACCGTCGTGTGTGGCAGCAACGTCGACCTGGACGTCTATCGGCGTTGGGTCGGTGCGGCCCCGGGTGACGGGTTGTGA
- a CDS encoding PhzF family phenazine biosynthesis protein, whose amino-acid sequence MTMPRTRSFVQVDVFSTTPYSGNPVAVVLDGTDLSDEEMQGLARWTNLSETTFVLPPTVPEADYRLRIFTPGSELPFAGHPTLGSARAWLDGGGVPRHADRVVQECAAGLVTVRRGEDTLSFAAPPRVRDGELDDEYLDRIVAAFGITRDRVVAHQWVDNGPGWAVVRLSTAEEVLALEPDFSLVPTAMVGAIGAYPEGSEYAFELRTFAPGAGVPEDPACGSMNASVGQWLTSTGAAPAAYRVSQGVRLGRAASIEVTADADGAVWVSGAATVCVRGAITI is encoded by the coding sequence ATGACGATGCCGCGTACACGCTCGTTCGTACAGGTCGACGTGTTCTCCACGACCCCTTACTCCGGCAATCCGGTCGCGGTCGTCCTGGACGGGACGGACCTGAGTGACGAGGAGATGCAGGGTCTGGCGCGCTGGACGAACCTGTCCGAGACCACGTTCGTGCTGCCCCCTACCGTCCCGGAGGCGGACTACCGGCTGCGGATCTTCACCCCGGGGAGCGAGCTGCCGTTCGCCGGGCACCCGACCCTCGGCTCGGCGCGCGCCTGGCTGGACGGTGGGGGTGTGCCGCGGCACGCCGACCGCGTCGTGCAGGAGTGCGCCGCGGGACTGGTCACCGTGCGGCGCGGTGAGGACACGCTGTCCTTCGCCGCCCCGCCCCGGGTCCGCGACGGCGAGCTCGACGACGAGTATCTGGACCGGATCGTGGCCGCGTTCGGCATCACGCGGGACCGGGTCGTGGCCCATCAGTGGGTCGACAACGGTCCTGGCTGGGCCGTGGTGCGGTTGTCGACGGCCGAGGAGGTGCTCGCGCTCGAACCCGACTTCTCCCTCGTCCCGACCGCGATGGTCGGTGCGATCGGTGCTTACCCCGAGGGCTCCGAGTACGCCTTCGAGCTGCGCACTTTCGCCCCGGGTGCCGGAGTGCCCGAGGACCCCGCGTGCGGCAGTATGAACGCCTCCGTCGGGCAGTGGCTCACCTCCACCGGCGCCGCGCCCGCCGCGTACCGGGTCTCCCAGGGCGTGCGCCTGGGACGGGCCGCGAGCATCGAGGTCACCGCTGACGCGGACGGTGCCGTATGGGTCAGCGGCGCCGCCACGGTCTGCGTCCGCGGCGCCATCACGATCTGA
- a CDS encoding RidA family protein codes for MERTAVNPVTWSVELGFNQGELVSGHTRTLYCSGQTAMSSDGKPQHEGDMAAQLALSVTNLEAVLAEADMSLANLVRLNVYTTDVDLLFQHYGVLAGRLGAARVAPSTTMLGVARLAIPGQLVELEGTAVA; via the coding sequence ATGGAACGAACAGCAGTCAACCCGGTCACATGGTCGGTGGAGTTGGGGTTCAACCAGGGTGAGCTCGTCTCCGGACACACCAGGACCCTGTACTGCTCCGGGCAGACCGCGATGAGCAGTGACGGCAAGCCCCAGCACGAAGGTGACATGGCCGCACAACTGGCGCTGAGCGTCACCAATTTGGAAGCCGTACTCGCCGAGGCCGACATGTCCCTGGCGAACCTCGTCCGGCTCAACGTCTACACCACCGACGTCGATCTGCTCTTCCAGCACTACGGCGTGCTCGCGGGGCGTCTCGGCGCCGCCCGGGTCGCCCCGAGCACCACCATGCTCGGGGTGGCACGGCTCGCGATCCCCGGTCAGCTGGTCGAGCTCGAAGGAACCGCCGTCGCCTAG
- a CDS encoding TetR/AcrR family transcriptional regulator has translation MNTETRILEAAAALLVESPAGDISIRAVCEAAQVGAPTLYRLFEDKDALLAAVVDHGFEQYLASKRAAVPSEDPVRDLRDGWDSHVAFALAQPACYKLMYSPALAGRPEAAREAHRMLTSVIERIAVAGRLSVPVDRAAQMVMAANVGLALSLLYRPEVNQDPVLSDSMREAVIAAITTRAAAPDTAPSPATTLRTRLQQTPPPGFTPVEAALLHEWLGRLEKPTS, from the coding sequence GTGAATACGGAAACACGGATTCTGGAAGCGGCCGCGGCGCTGCTCGTGGAGTCTCCCGCGGGAGACATCTCGATCCGCGCGGTGTGCGAGGCCGCCCAGGTCGGGGCGCCGACCCTCTATCGACTGTTCGAGGACAAGGACGCCCTGCTGGCCGCGGTCGTCGATCACGGATTCGAGCAGTACCTGGCCTCCAAGCGCGCCGCGGTTCCGTCGGAGGACCCGGTGCGGGACCTCCGCGACGGGTGGGACAGTCATGTGGCCTTCGCCCTCGCGCAGCCCGCCTGCTACAAGCTCATGTACTCCCCGGCACTGGCGGGCCGGCCCGAGGCCGCCAGGGAAGCCCACCGGATGCTGACGAGCGTGATCGAGCGGATCGCGGTCGCGGGCCGGCTGAGCGTCCCGGTCGACCGGGCGGCGCAGATGGTCATGGCAGCCAACGTCGGCCTGGCCCTCTCACTGCTCTACCGGCCGGAGGTCAACCAGGACCCCGTCCTGTCGGACAGCATGCGCGAGGCCGTCATCGCCGCCATCACCACGCGAGCCGCCGCCCCGGACACGGCCCCCTCACCGGCGACAACCCTGCGCACCCGACTGCAACAGACCCCGCCGCCCGGATTCACCCCCGTCGAGGCCGCCCTGCTCCACGAATGGCTCGGCCGCCTCGAAAAGCCCACCAGCTGA
- a CDS encoding SDR family NAD(P)-dependent oxidoreductase, which produces MSTPQTIVITGASSGFGNLTARALAAAGHTVYAGMRATTGRNAPRVAELADLAAAEKTDIRGIEMDVQDQASVDAAVARVIDEQGRIDTVIHNAGHMVLGPTEAFTPEQLADAYDVNVLSTQRVNRAALPHLRAQGSGLLVWVGSSSTRGGHPPFLGPYFAAKAAMDALAESYAAEVIAYGIDTTIVVPGAYTSGTNHFAHAGAPGDHDTARAYDARYGALRDSMAGALAEVFPDGHDATEVAEEIVRVVGLPAGRRPFRTHVDPSRDGSEVVSVVYDRIRAEFYHRIGIQELLPAHGRPVI; this is translated from the coding sequence ATGAGCACGCCTCAGACCATCGTCATCACCGGTGCCTCCAGCGGCTTCGGCAACCTCACCGCCCGCGCTCTGGCCGCCGCCGGCCACACCGTCTACGCCGGCATGCGTGCCACCACCGGCCGCAACGCCCCTCGGGTGGCGGAGCTCGCCGACCTGGCTGCCGCCGAGAAGACGGACATCCGGGGCATCGAGATGGACGTGCAGGACCAGGCGTCCGTCGACGCCGCGGTCGCCCGCGTCATCGACGAGCAGGGCCGCATCGACACCGTGATCCACAACGCCGGGCACATGGTCCTCGGCCCCACCGAGGCCTTCACCCCCGAGCAGCTGGCCGACGCCTACGACGTCAACGTCCTGAGCACCCAGCGCGTCAACCGCGCCGCCCTGCCCCATCTGCGGGCCCAGGGAAGCGGCCTGCTGGTATGGGTCGGCTCCTCGTCCACCCGCGGCGGCCACCCGCCCTTCCTGGGCCCGTACTTCGCCGCCAAGGCGGCCATGGACGCCCTCGCCGAGAGCTACGCCGCCGAGGTCATCGCCTACGGCATCGACACCACGATCGTCGTGCCCGGCGCGTACACCAGCGGCACCAACCACTTCGCCCACGCCGGCGCCCCAGGGGACCACGACACCGCCCGCGCGTATGACGCCCGCTACGGCGCACTGCGCGACTCCATGGCCGGTGCCCTGGCCGAGGTCTTCCCCGACGGACACGACGCCACCGAAGTCGCCGAGGAGATAGTGCGGGTGGTCGGCCTCCCCGCGGGCCGTCGCCCGTTCCGGACCCACGTCGACCCCAGCAGGGACGGCAGCGAGGTCGTCTCCGTCGTCTACGACCGTATCCGCGCCGAGTTCTACCACCGCATCGGCATCCAGGAACTGCTGCCCGCACACGGCCGGCCTGTGATCTGA
- a CDS encoding helix-turn-helix transcriptional regulator — translation MRADRLVSLVLLLRQRGRLTAETLARELEVSTRTVLRDIEALSAAGVPVHAERGRHGGFALLPGFRTELTGLNHDEALAVLTAGSARGEQVFGLGSALASAMRKVVDALPDSHRVSASDAAQRLLVEPETDLLSRRPVTDEVPGTTMVEVRRAVLAGRKLRIHYAATGQAPQWRTVDPIGLVTVRDVAYLLATRSGEDRTYRLSRVLAAEELPEPAQRPDRVDLDRIWRERSARFLSGGDHITVLIRMNPARREELLDTALAVRAEEPDADGWLRLEVTFQDARHAEWALWQLSTDAEALTPQSLRTLLRERAAAIAARYADSP, via the coding sequence ATGCGCGCCGACCGGCTGGTCTCGCTTGTGTTGCTGCTGCGCCAGCGCGGTCGGCTGACCGCGGAGACGCTGGCCCGCGAGCTGGAGGTGTCCACCCGCACGGTGCTGCGCGACATCGAGGCACTGTCCGCGGCAGGGGTCCCGGTCCATGCCGAACGCGGAAGGCACGGCGGCTTCGCATTGCTGCCCGGCTTCCGGACCGAGCTCACCGGGCTCAATCACGACGAGGCCCTGGCCGTACTGACCGCCGGATCGGCGCGCGGAGAGCAGGTGTTCGGTCTCGGCTCGGCGCTCGCGTCGGCCATGCGCAAGGTGGTCGACGCGCTGCCGGACAGCCACCGGGTCTCCGCGAGCGACGCGGCCCAGCGGCTGCTCGTCGAGCCGGAGACGGACCTGCTCTCACGTCGGCCGGTCACGGACGAGGTGCCCGGCACCACGATGGTCGAGGTCCGGCGCGCGGTCCTTGCCGGACGCAAGCTGCGCATCCACTACGCGGCCACGGGCCAGGCCCCGCAGTGGCGCACGGTGGACCCGATCGGCCTGGTCACCGTCCGCGACGTGGCGTATTTGCTGGCCACGAGATCGGGCGAGGACCGCACCTACCGGCTGTCGCGGGTGCTGGCCGCAGAGGAACTGCCCGAACCTGCACAGCGACCGGACCGGGTCGATCTGGACCGGATCTGGCGTGAACGCTCCGCGCGCTTTCTGTCCGGCGGCGACCACATCACCGTGCTGATACGGATGAACCCCGCCCGGCGTGAGGAGTTGCTGGACACCGCGCTGGCCGTCCGGGCGGAAGAGCCCGACGCGGACGGCTGGCTTCGGCTGGAGGTGACCTTCCAGGACGCACGCCATGCCGAATGGGCGCTGTGGCAGCTCAGCACGGACGCGGAAGCGCTGACCCCGCAGTCGTTGCGTACCCTCCTGCGGGAGCGCGCCGCCGCGATCGCCGCCCGCTACGCGGACTCACCCTGA
- a CDS encoding SDR family oxidoreductase, with the protein MTTTSDTSPRIALVTGATGGIGRATALRLARDGMAVAVHYAGRKAVAEELVEEITAAGGRAVAVGGDIADEAAMTELFDEVERTFGGIDVVVNTAGIMLLSPIAELDLDALDRMHRTNIRGTFVVSQQAARRLRRGGALINFSTSVTRTSFPAYGAYVASKAAVEALTPVLARELRGRDITVNTVAPGPTATPLFLDGKDEQTVAQLAKAAPLERLGQPEDIAEAVAFLAGPARWINGQTLFANGGLA; encoded by the coding sequence ATGACCACCACCAGCGACACCAGCCCGCGCATCGCCCTGGTCACCGGAGCCACCGGCGGCATCGGTCGCGCCACCGCGCTGCGCCTCGCCCGTGACGGCATGGCCGTCGCCGTCCACTATGCCGGCCGTAAGGCCGTCGCCGAGGAGTTGGTCGAGGAGATCACCGCCGCGGGCGGACGTGCCGTCGCCGTCGGCGGCGACATCGCCGACGAGGCGGCCATGACCGAGCTCTTCGACGAGGTCGAGCGCACCTTCGGCGGCATCGACGTCGTGGTGAACACGGCCGGCATCATGCTCCTCTCGCCGATCGCCGAACTCGACCTGGACGCGCTGGACCGCATGCACCGCACCAACATCCGCGGCACCTTCGTCGTCTCCCAGCAGGCGGCCCGGCGACTGCGCCGCGGCGGCGCCCTCATCAACTTCTCCACCAGCGTCACCCGTACCAGCTTCCCCGCCTACGGCGCCTACGTGGCCTCCAAGGCCGCGGTCGAAGCCCTGACCCCGGTCCTGGCCCGGGAACTTCGCGGCCGCGACATCACCGTGAACACCGTCGCTCCCGGCCCCACCGCCACCCCGCTGTTCCTCGACGGCAAGGACGAGCAGACCGTCGCCCAGCTGGCCAAGGCGGCCCCGCTGGAGCGGCTGGGGCAGCCCGAGGACATCGCGGAGGCCGTCGCCTTCCTCGCCGGACCCGCCCGCTGGATCAACGGACAGACCCTCTTCGCCAACGGCGGCCTCGCCTGA
- a CDS encoding 2-phosphosulfolactate phosphatase — MDARFLGIEELDEVPSVAVVVDVMRAFTVAAWAFAQGAEQIVLAESLDEALALKARHPDWVALKDGPPAPGFDTVNSPGMLRSMDLAGRTVVQKTTAGTVGALAVKEASLVLCASFVIAEATARLLRTRACNSVTFVVTGEDGRADEDLACAQYIARRATEAGTDAAVFLRRAAESRAARELAEGVRLGVHPDDIALCLELDRFPFAMVATPEDSLMILRPYAVPSLGDETSN; from the coding sequence ATGGACGCTCGTTTCCTTGGTATCGAAGAGCTGGACGAAGTCCCCTCCGTCGCGGTCGTCGTCGACGTGATGCGCGCATTCACGGTCGCCGCCTGGGCCTTTGCCCAGGGTGCGGAGCAGATCGTCCTCGCTGAGTCGCTGGACGAAGCCCTGGCGCTCAAGGCCCGCCACCCGGATTGGGTGGCGCTCAAGGACGGCCCGCCCGCGCCCGGGTTCGACACCGTCAACTCGCCCGGCATGCTGCGGTCGATGGACCTCGCCGGACGGACCGTTGTGCAGAAGACCACGGCGGGCACGGTCGGCGCCCTGGCGGTCAAGGAAGCGTCGCTGGTGCTGTGCGCCAGTTTCGTGATCGCGGAGGCGACGGCTCGGCTCCTGCGGACGCGCGCATGCAACAGCGTCACCTTCGTGGTCACCGGCGAGGACGGACGCGCCGACGAGGACCTGGCCTGCGCTCAGTACATCGCCCGGAGGGCCACCGAGGCCGGGACGGACGCGGCCGTTTTCCTCCGTCGCGCCGCCGAATCGCGCGCCGCTCGCGAACTGGCGGAGGGGGTGCGACTCGGAGTCCATCCCGATGACATCGCACTCTGTCTTGAGCTCGACCGCTTCCCCTTCGCCATGGTGGCGACCCCGGAGGACTCGCTCATGATCCTCCGCCCGTACGCCGTGCCTTCACTGGGCGACGAGACGTCGAACTGA